Within Montipora foliosa isolate CH-2021 chromosome 3, ASM3666993v2, whole genome shotgun sequence, the genomic segment TTTATCAAGAACGACGCCGCCATTTGGGCGGCAAAACCAGCCCTCGTGGAACAACCGAGGCAAGCCGTATCGCGGGAAACAACAACGCGACCAAACACAGCGGAAATAGAAACCCAGCCCATTTTTATGCTCCAAACCATTCAAGTAAGTGAGTACGAGTCTCTTTTACCGTCTCTAGTCGAGGTTTACAGGCTTGAGGCTGATGATTTTCAGGCGGGCCAGCTCCCATATTTTGTGAATGAATGGAGAGCGCTAACCTCGGACACTGAAATCCTGGAGACTGTGACCGGGCAACACATTGAATTCAATGAAACTCCGGTTCAAATTAACCCCCCGTTTCAACCATGCTGGGGAGAAAGAGAAGCTCGTATTATCGATACTGAAATCTCAGACCTAATGAGCAAAGGGGTCATTACCGAATCTGTGCACGAGCGTGATGAATTTATTTCTACTATATTTTTGCGCCCCAAAAAAGATGGCACGCATCGCATCGTATGATTCTCAATCTCAAATCATTGAATCAATATGTTACTTattaccattttaaaatggatacTATACACACAGCTGTCGAAATGATGACACCAGGATGCTACATGTGTTCAGTTGATCTTAAATCCGCTTATTATTCTGTTGCCATTGCACCGTCAGatcaaaaatatttgaagttctCATGGCGTGGAAAACTCTACCAGTTTACttgttttccaaatggtctggcaTTCTGTCCAAGAAAATTCACAAAACTCCTCAAGCCTGTATACTCGACACTGAGAAACCTTGGGCATCTTTCTGTGGCATATATAGATGACTCATATTTGCAAGCTGATACCTATGAACTGTGTGTACACAATGTAATTGACACATTATCTCTATTTCACCAACTTGGGTTTGTTATACACCCAGATAAATCTGTCCTAATCCCCACCCAGAGACTCACCTTTCTCGGGTTTGTCCTAGACTCCCAGTCTATGACTGTGGCTCTTACCGGGGAACAAGCTGTCAAAGTGAAGGAGGCTTGTCAACAGCTTCTACAAGAAAAAGCCATTACCATTCGGGAAGTGGCAAAAGTGTTGGGGCTTTTGACTTCTAGTTTACCAGGGGTGCTCTATGGGCCCCTTCACTACAGGTCCCTTGAGATGGACAAAACTCAGGCCCTAGAATCCAATCAGGGTAATTTTGATAGCATAATGGCCTTATCTGGTGAGGCAGTTGCAGACCTTCAATGGTGGATAAATTCTGTAGAAGAAACCTCCAAACCAGTTAAGCAGAGAGAAACCCAGATCACCATGACAACCGATGCTTCAAAAAAGGGGTGGGGGTGCTCTGTGGAGGGTACCCCTAGCGGGGGCTCATGGACACACCATGAAGCCCAATATCACATAAACTATCTTGAGACTAAAGCTGTTTTCCTGGCATTACAGGCTTTTTCTCATGAAGTGTCTGGGAAATGTGTTAGCATTTTAGTAGACAATACAACAGCAGTGTCCTGTATCAATCAAATGGGAACTTGCCACTCCAAGGAAATCAATAGCATAGTAAGACAAATTTGGGAGTGGTGTATTTTACACAGTATCTGGATCACAGTATCCCATATTCCTGGAAAGGAAAATACACTTGCAGATCGTGAATCAAGGAAACAAAGAAGGGAAACTGAATGGACTCTTGATACTGAGATCTTTGAAAACATGCTTGCAGGTTTTTCAGTCAAACCTGATATTGATTTATTTGCATCACGGATTAATtacaaatgcaaaaaatatgtCTCCTTTCAACCTGACCCGGGAGCATATGCCGTTgatgcttttcatttaacttggAAGGATTTCTGCTTCTATGCTTTCCCCCCTTTCTGCATTATTCAGAAAGTATTGAGGAAAGTGACAATAGACCAGGCCACTGGTATTCTAGTGGTCCCCCATTGGCCCACACAACCATGGTGGCCCTTACTTACACACTTGCTTATTGCACCACCTTTTATCCTCCCTAGGAGAAAGGACACCCTGTACCTGGCATCCAAACCGGAGGAATCCCACCCGCTGCACAAGACCCTCACGCTCCTAGGGTGCCACTTGTCAGGGAACTCCTTACTAGTCAAGGACTTTCAGCGTCAGCTGCCAGCGTCATCCTCCAAGGGTGGAGAGCGGGCACTCGGAAACAGTATGCGTCGTACCTCAAGCGATGGGAATTGTACTGTGGTGAACGGAAAATTGATCCACTTTCTGCGTCTGTAATTCAAGGTTTGAACTTTCTTAGTGAACTTTACCAGAAGCACCAGCTTTCTTATAGTGCCCTTAACACAGCTCGGTCTGCACTCTCACCTATTATTGTCCCGTCCGGAGGAGGTACGTTTGGTAGCCACCCACTGGTGACCAGGTTTCTTCGAGGTGTATTTAATACACGCCCTTCACTTCCAAGGTATCAGGAAATCTGGGACATTTCCATCGTTTTTACGTACTTAAAGTCTCTTCACCCGCCTGAGAAGCTTACACTAAAGGACCTTACCATGAAAACTACTATGTTGGTGGCATCACTATCTGGTCAACGTTGCCAGACAATTCATGCTTTGGATGTTAATAATATGGTCTTGACGAAGGATCGTTGTACATTTTACATACAAGAACTTCTTAAGACATCAAGACCAGGCAAACATTTTGGTAAATTGGAGCTACGGGCGTATCATCCAGATAACCGCTTATGTGTTGTTACCTTTCTTGAAGAATATGTTAGGCGTACCAAACCTTTGCGGGGCAGTTCCCGTTTGTTTATTAGCTACCAAAAGCCACATGATTCTGTCACTACTGACACCGTGGGCAGATGGCTCAGGAAAGTCCTCGAGAACTCTGGTCTAGACGTCCGTAAATATGTAGCCCACAGTACAAGAGCGGCTTCTACTTCTGCTGCCAAAACTGTCAACATATCTATCCAGAGTATAATGGATGCGGCAGGATGGTCAAATGCAGAGACCTTTAGGAAGTTCTATGACAAACCCATGGACACTGAGGCTGGCTCTTTTGGAACTGAACTATTGCATGCAATAGATGCTTGATGTGATATAttgaaggtttttcttttttgtgcaaTATTAAAGTTGTTGTTGCTACCAGACGAATTGGTATAGTTCATGGCCATATGCTTTaaaatctcacgtgacttcgtagCGACATTGACCAATGACGaagtagaatttaaaaattaaacgaggcttacctgtaaggtgaagtttgattgtaattctacgaGTTATTGGTCTGGAGCGAAGAAGTCACGTGCCCACCCAGGCTAGACCTATTATAGACTTATTACCCAACCCAGTCTTCGCTCCAGTTTACTAATATGGCCCTTCACATAACTTGCTTTAAAAACTGCCTGCTTGCTTCGCGCGCGCTAtatctcacgtgacttcttCGCTCCAGACCAATAACtcgtagaattacaatcaaacttcaccttacaggtaagcctcgtttaatttttaaatttcactTCAAAAACAGAAATTGATGAAATCTAATCCAATTTTTCTTATTCCTTGAAATACTTCTTAGAATGATCCTTTTTTTCCATCTCAATGAATTTACTGTCATCCTTTTCATATCATTCAGGAGGCAAATGccagtaaaattaaagaaacaataCCTGCTTCTCCATTTGTGTTTGTATACGATAAGTGAAGAACACACAAACATAGCGCAATACTTGCGAGAAAGATTTGATTCCTCATTATTCGCCTTTGAAGGTTCATCAGCAAAGACTGTTCACGCAATGATTTCGAAAACTTCAGGCAAATGCTTAAATACGTCATGTGGAAGAGTATGTCAATAGATGGCTGAAAGTGACGAGCGATCATTAATAattgaaatcaattttttcCCTTGTTTATTAGGATAATCACGTacaattttcatttcaaaacttTAAGTacttatattattttatttttagaaaaccCATAGAGATTATGTACACAGAACGTAAAGTATAAACTGTCCCAACTGTCCGGTGGCttcattttttgcaaaagttcAAATGTGTCCTTTCAATTTCCGGTCGACAGGTGTTCCCTCTTTCCAAAACTAACAAATAATGCAGTTGTTTACTTAATTAACATCAGAAATGATATTGTCCGAAAGCAGAGACGGAAATGGAATGAAACTCCCAGGTTACCATGATTCGAATGGAGTCCTAGAGGATAAATACTTCAGCCTTAAGACGTGAAatagttatttttagaaaaccCATAGAGATTATGTACAGAGAACTTAAACTATAAACTGTCCCAACTGTCCGATggcttcctttttttaaaagtttaaatgtatttaaggttttaagtatttttaattggacgtatacaaaacatggacccctggtccatggaccacccctgtggacccggtccatggaccccttaaTGGACCCGGTCGATGGACCTCCCCTGTGGACCtcccctcattttgtaaattaaGTACGTTTTACAAGTAGAAAAGTCTttagaagaaagagaaaagtgatcctcgcacttatctgttACAGTATTACGGTATGTTACAGTATTTTTATAGACCAGGAGCCCACGTACGATCTATCTATTTTCAGACTACTTTTTCTGTaaaagacaaagacaattcCGGTtaggtgacgctatgacgtcaagttagtttcttgtgattggtcattgcAGGGCTTCTTCGTCTaagaacagtgaaaacacggaattcccggaacggtaaaataagcaccaaaacgcacaagaatacaccagaggtgagtcagttttattcattttattgaatgaacgttaaattgagcttTTTTTAGGCTtgataatcgacggtattttatttcccatacaaagtcttataacgcgtttaaattcttaacggctgcctgtaacgcaacaccgctggcactcaaaggtcatcttcccactagtaatagGCCTTTtacaactaacgatcacatgctacaaaatccgccatgctggagggcaagctcattattgttcccccactgggacattaaaacaaaggcaagtcaagcttgactggttcaggtcactttgttttaatgttccagttggggaataataatgagcttgccctccagcatggcggattttgtaccatgtgatcgttagttgcaaatagcctattaattattacacgctctctagtgacgcgaacttgggctgcctacgGTTTAACGAAATCATTTTCACAAGCATCATTAGTCCACGACGGACATGTTTAAGAAGACTAGCATGAGGAAATTCTCTTAAGCTTCCAGCGAAGTTTGCTTTCCGTAATAAAATTAAACTCTTAAAGACTTTTGTGAGGtccaaacataaaaaaaatgaaaaagacagATCCGAAACCGAAGCGGTTATCTTTCTCTACATGCCTCCGAATCATTTGGTCGAAAAAGGAGCTTAGAAGCAAGAGAGGAGTTTTTCCTTGTACCTCTGCAGACCGAGAAGGGAATTTGCAGAAAAACATCTGGCTCTCTTGTTTTATATCTCTCAGTCAACAGTGAGCAGGATATTCCTGTACTGCATAAATTACTTGTATCTTTAATTTGGTCAGGTATCTATATGGGCAAATAAGGAGGTTGTTAGAGCTACTATGCCAGACAGCTTTAAAGACAAATACTCCTCCACTCGTGTAGTAATCGATCGCGCAGAGATTAGATGTCAGATGCCTTGCAGCCTTCTGTTGAATTCCAAACTGTTTAGCTCATATAAGAACCACGTAACGCTGAAAGGCTTAGTTGGAATTGCTCCCAGTGGAGCTATAACCTTTTTCAGTCAACTGTACAGTGGAAGTATTTCCGATCGCGAAATTGTTGAGAGAAGTGGCATTGATTTCTGAAGTTAGAGTTTGATAAAGGTGACACTGTGATGGCCGATAAAGGCTTTACAATTGAAGATCTCCTTCCACTGGGTGTGAACCAAAACATTCCACCTTTTCTAGGGTTGTATACCCAAATGACAGCATAAGATGTTATAAAGACCCAGGAAATTGCCTCGGTAAGAATACATATCGAACGAGCTATTAACAAAGTCAAGAACTTCCAAAATTGGAATAGTGTCGTACCACTTAGCCTATTTGGGGTAGTGAATCAAATGTGGAGTGTCTGTGCCTTTTCGTGCAACATGCACGATCCATGTAACATTTAGGCAAAGCAATAATGCCCTCTACAGAAAACAACACCATTTAATAAAAGCGCCAGACCCTAATTTTATGTCTCAGAAAGAGCACAGATTTGGTAAACTAGGgtttcgcatttttgagcgccAGGAGCTAGTATACTGTCATTTATCTTCATACGTATACAGTCCTTGTGCTCAAGAAATAAGAATAAAGAAACTAATCTTACAAACGTTTTCTCTTGAAAGACATCAAGGTTGATACTCTGTTTTAGACATATGCCTC encodes:
- the LOC137995401 gene encoding uncharacterized protein, which encodes MDTIHTAVEMMTPGCYMCSVDLKSAYYSVAIAPSDQKYLKFSWRGKLYQFTCFPNGLAFCPRKFTKLLKPVYSTLRNLGHLSVAYIDDSYLQADTYELCVHNVIDTLSLFHQLGFVIHPDKSVLIPTQRLTFLGFVLDSQSMTVALTGEQAVKVKEACQQLLQEKAITIREVAKVLGLLTSSLPGVLYGPLHYRSLEMDKTQALESNQGNFDSIMALSGEAVADLQWWINSVEETSKPVKQRETQITMTTDASKKGWGCSVEGTPSGGSWTHHEAQYHINYLETKAVFLALQAFSHEVSGKCVSILVDNTTAVSCINQMGTCHSKEINSIEKGHPVPGIQTGGIPPAAQDPHAPRVPLVRELLTSQGLSASAASVILQGWRAGTRKQYASYLKRWELYCGERKIDPLSASVIQGLNFLSELYQKHQLSYSALNTARSALSPIIVPSGGGTFGSHPLVTRFLRGVFNTRPSLPRYQEIWDISIVFTYLKSLHPPEKLTLKDLTMKTTMLVASLSGQRCQTIHALDVNNMVLTKDRCTFYIQELLKTSRPGKHFGKLELRAYHPDNRLCVVTFLEEYVRRTKPLRGSSRLFISYQKPHDSVTTDTVGRWLRKVLENSGLDVRKYVAHSTRAASTSAAKTVNISIQSIMDAAGWSNAETFRKFYDKPMDTEAGSFGTELLHAIDA